A genomic stretch from Meiothermus sp. CFH 77666 includes:
- a CDS encoding viroplasmin family protein, giving the protein MAQGKSKSKYYVVWKGRKTGIFSSWPEAEAQVKGYAGAQFKAFESLDEARRAFAGEYDHYKGQKANQDRLLEAPPPITPSYCVDAACSGNPGLLEYRCVDTATGKEVFHRGPFAQGTNNVGEFLALVEALVLCQEKGYSWPIYSDSVNAIAWVKAKKARTHLIRTPENAELFERIARAEAWLRSHTYPNPLLKWQTDSWGENPADFGRK; this is encoded by the coding sequence GTAAAAGCAAGTATTACGTGGTTTGGAAAGGCCGCAAAACCGGAATTTTCTCTTCGTGGCCCGAAGCTGAGGCCCAGGTCAAGGGGTATGCAGGGGCCCAGTTCAAGGCTTTTGAAAGTCTGGACGAGGCCCGACGGGCTTTTGCTGGAGAATACGACCACTACAAAGGTCAGAAAGCCAATCAGGACAGACTTTTAGAGGCGCCTCCGCCGATCACCCCCAGCTACTGTGTGGATGCGGCTTGCAGCGGCAATCCGGGGCTGCTCGAGTACCGCTGTGTGGATACTGCCACGGGGAAGGAAGTTTTTCACCGGGGGCCCTTTGCCCAGGGTACCAACAATGTGGGGGAGTTTTTGGCCCTGGTTGAAGCCCTGGTGTTGTGCCAGGAAAAGGGCTACTCCTGGCCCATTTACTCCGACTCGGTGAATGCCATTGCCTGGGTCAAGGCCAAGAAAGCCCGCACACACCTGATTCGCACCCCCGAGAATGCCGAACTGTTTGAACGGATTGCAAGGGCTGAGGCCTGGTTAAGATCACACACCTACCCCAATCCCCTGCTCAAATGGCAGACCGATAGCTGGGGGGAAAACCCCGCCGATTTTGGACGAAAGTAG